A stretch of Aythya fuligula isolate bAytFul2 chromosome 1, bAytFul2.pri, whole genome shotgun sequence DNA encodes these proteins:
- the SSTR3 gene encoding somatostatin receptor type 3 — MDTSTFSLPTPAVSEEGNASGSWAGFTTANSSTTASPGVVFSGVLIPLVYLIVCVVGLVGNSLVIYVVLRHSVSESVTNVYILNLALADELFMLGLPFLAAQNALSYWPFGSFMCRLVMAVDAINQFTSIFCLTVMSVDRYLAVVHPGKSSKWRTARVAKAVSATVWMLSSVVVLPVVVFSDVPLGMSTCHIQWPEPASVWRAGFIVYTATLGFFGPLLVICLCYLLIVVKVRSSGRRVRALSSKHKLSERRVTRMVVAVVAVFVLCWLPFYVLNIINVVCPLPEEPSLFGVYFLVVVLPYANSCANPIIYGFLSYRFKQGFRRAIFRPSRRVQSQEVPAGPPEKTDDEGEEGEISKIAQNGNDRQERPLCSGAGESNEQKPLPEQPVGSEKSNKLHVSYL, encoded by the coding sequence ATGGACACTTCTACTTTCAGCCTCCCCACACCGGCAGTGTCAGAGGAGGGGAATGCCTCTGGTAGCTGGGCAGGCTTCACCACCGCCAACAGCTCCACCACCGCCAGCCCTGGTGTGGTTTTCAGCGGTGTCCTCATCCCCTTGGTCTACCTCATTGTCTGCGTGGTGGGGCTGGTCGGGAACTCCCTGGTCATTTACGTGGTCTTGCGGCACTCGGTGAGCGAGTCGGTGACCAACGTCTACATCCTCAACCTGGCCCTAGCCGATGAGCTCTTCATGCTGGGCCTGCCGTTCCTGGCCGCACAAAATGCCCTGTCCTACTGGCCGTTTGGGTCCTTCATGTGCCGCCTGGTGATGGCCGTGGATGCTATCAACCAGTTCACCAGCATCTTCTGCCTGACGGTGATGAGCGTGGACCGCTACCTGGCCGTGGTCCACCCGGGGAAGTCCTCCAAATGGCGGACAGCACGGGTAGCCAAGGCCGTGAGCGCGACCGTGTGGATGCTGTCATCCGTAGTGGTGCTACCCGTGGTGGTCTTCTCAGACGTCCCCTTAGGCATGAGCACATGCCACATCCAGTGGCCAGAACCTGCCTCGGTGTGGAGAGCTGGCTTCATCGTCTATACTGCCACCCTGGGCTTCTTCGGGCCGCTGCTGGTGATTTGTCTCTGCTATCTCCTCATCGTCGTGAAGGTCCGCTCCTCCGGCAGGCGAGTGAGGGCTCTGTCCTCCAAGCACAAGCTTTCAGAGCGCAGAGTGACTCGCATGGTGGTGGCCGTCGTGGCCGTCTTCGTCCTCTGCTGGCTTCCCTTCTACGTCCTCAACATAATCAATGTCGTTTGCCCACTGCCAGAGGAGCCATCCCTCTTCGGTGTCTACTTCCTCGTGGTGGTGCTGCCGTACGCCAACAGCTGTGCCAACCCTATCATCTACGGCTTCCTCTCCTACCGCTTCAAGCAGGGCTTCCGAAGGGCCATCTTCAGGCCATCCCGCCGAGTCCAGAGCCAAGAAGTACCGGCAGGTCCACCAGAGAAGACGGATGATGaaggggaagagggggagaTCAGCAAGATTGCCCAGAACGGCAATGACAGGCAGGAACGCCCGCTATGCAGCGGGGCAGGAGAGAGCAATGAGCAAAAACcactccctgagcagcctgtgggCTCTGAGAAGAGCAACAAGCTGCACGTCAGTTATTTATGA